Proteins encoded within one genomic window of Panicum virgatum strain AP13 chromosome 1N, P.virgatum_v5, whole genome shotgun sequence:
- the LOC120657350 gene encoding zinc finger protein 8-like, translating into MAKSQEVRSVDSFSQLPFIRPAPAPAPRDTIRLFGCEFSNDQKVQAKQEAMADSPGAANGSTVTSESNAKQSGGAAAAAAERKFECHYCCRNFPTSQALGGHQNAHKRERQNAKRAHLQASLAMHRYVPGHMYGLFNYHHHLGRFDQPAPLPPPPPAHYPMWTSASPPGPYGGGQGSVSQPINGSPVPGLWRVPPPMENFGMTGRHGADTAILVEPAGEAACKDEKAVVSLLSSSPSLSSCSSTSPEKLGRYELGQKESVSLDLHL; encoded by the coding sequence ATGGCCAAGTCACAGGAGGTGCGCAGCGTCGACTCGTTCTCGCAGCTGCCGTTCATCCGaccggccccggcgccggcgccgcgggacACCATCCGGTTGTTCGGCTGCGAGTTCTCCAACGACCAGAAGGTGCAGGCCAAGCAGGAGGCCATGGCCGATTCCCCGGGCGCGGCCAACGGCAGCACGGTCACGTCCGAGAGCAACGCCAagcagagcggcggcgccgccgccgccgcggccgagagGAAGTTCGAGTGCCACTACTGCTGCCGCAACTTCCCGACGTCGCAGGCGCTGGGCGGGCACCAGAACGCGCACAAGCGCGAGCGCCAGAACGCCAAGCGGGCCCACCTCCAGGCCTCCCTCGCCATGCACCGCTACGTCCCCGGCCACATGTACGGCCTCTTCaactaccaccaccacctcggCCGCTTCGaccagccggcgccgctgccgcccccgccgccggcgcactaCCCGATGTGGACGAGCGCTAGCCCGCCGGGGCCGTACGGCGGAGGGCAAGGCTCCGTGTCGCAGCCAATTAACGGCAGCCCGGTGCCGGGGCTATGGAGGGTGCCGCCGCCCATGGAGAATTTTGGTATGACCGGCCGGCACGGCGCTGATACGGCCATCCTGGTCGAGCCGGCAGGGGAGGCAGCGTGCAAGGACGAGAAAGCGGTGGTGAGCTTGCTGTCCTCGTCGCCCTCGCTGTCGTCGTGCTCGTCCACGTCGCCGGAGAAGCTAGGTAGGTACGAATTGGGCCAGAAGGAGAGTGTTAGCTTGGACCTCCATTTGTAA